One stretch of Terriglobales bacterium DNA includes these proteins:
- a CDS encoding (2Fe-2S)-binding protein: protein MKKELIELRVNGRRHELAVEPSKLLLDVLREDLKLTGSKRGCDDSSCGACTVLLNGVPVLSCTLLAGSCAGDDQEVTTIEGVAEHGALAAIQKAYGDWGGAQCGYCTPGFLITVKALLAANPEPTEDEIRNALSGNLCRCTGYTQMYQAIRAAIRAEQEGLAAGRQT, encoded by the coding sequence TTGAAGAAAGAACTCATCGAACTGCGCGTGAACGGGCGTCGCCACGAACTGGCGGTGGAGCCCTCGAAGCTCCTGCTCGACGTCCTCCGCGAAGACCTGAAGCTTACCGGTTCCAAGCGCGGTTGTGACGACTCCTCCTGCGGCGCCTGCACCGTGCTGCTGAACGGCGTGCCGGTGCTTTCCTGCACCCTGCTGGCCGGCAGTTGCGCCGGTGACGACCAGGAGGTGACGACCATCGAGGGCGTGGCCGAGCACGGCGCGCTGGCTGCCATCCAGAAGGCCTACGGCGACTGGGGCGGCGCGCAGTGCGGCTACTGCACTCCAGGGTTCCTGATAACCGTGAAGGCGCTCCTGGCGGCCAACCCGGAGCCCACCGAGGACGAGATCCGCAACGCCCTCAGCGGCAACCTTTGCCGCTGCACGGGCTACACCCAGATGTACCAGGCCATCCGGGCGGCCATCCGGGCCGAGCAGGAAGGATTGGCAGCGGGAAGGCAAACGTGA
- a CDS encoding rhodanese-like domain-containing protein, whose translation MDFEITPEQVKALAENGSRFTLLDVREPWEVQTASIAGSTLIPMSDVPARAHRELDPEEHIVVVCHHGVRSANVCAWLRQQGFEKVQSMRGGIDQWSRTIDPKVPLY comes from the coding sequence ATGGACTTTGAGATCACACCCGAACAAGTGAAAGCCCTGGCTGAGAACGGGTCACGGTTCACGCTGCTGGATGTGCGCGAGCCCTGGGAGGTGCAGACCGCGAGCATCGCCGGCTCGACACTGATCCCCATGTCGGACGTGCCCGCGCGGGCCCACCGGGAGCTGGACCCGGAGGAGCACATCGTGGTGGTCTGCCACCACGGAGTGCGCTCAGCCAACGTATGCGCCTGGCTGCGGCAGCAGGGATTCGAGAAGGTGCAGTCCATGCGGGGCGGCATCGACCAGTGGTCGCGCACCATCGACCCGAAGGTGCCGCTTTACTGA